The genomic window CGTTAAGCGATTAAGGGAGAGAGTCGGTCATAAGCCGGGTTCTGTTCTCCACAGCAGCACTGCTGCTGGAAGGGTGGTTATCTATCTGGGACGCCTGTTACCAGACGCCTCAAGCGGTTTTAAAACGGAATCGGAAAAAGACCAACCGTGATTCCCTACCTTGCTCCCAACCGGGGTTTACCGAGCCAGCGCCTCTCGACGCTGCTGGTGCGCTCTTACCGCACCTTTGCACCCTTACCGAGACAATTAAAAATTATTCATTTTGCATTTTTAATTTTTAATTTTCCCGGCGGTATCTTTCTGTGGCACTATCCTCACGGTCGCCCGCACTGGGCGTTACCCAGCAAGTCTGGTCTTTCGGGAGCCCGGACTTTCCTCAGACTCACACGAACGGCAAATCTGCAACCACCTGCGCCTACTCTCTCCCGTTCTTCAGTGTGGCATATTCAAGAGCCTTAGAGAGCGAATTCTCGCGTTTGAATTCTCACTTTGCCGATGGAGTTTCCAGGAAAAATTGAAGACCCCCGCCTAAATTTCGATTATCCTGAATAAAGGGAATGATTTACGTAACTTAATAATTCTGCTGGTTACTGGACTTATGAGATGCATCATCAACCGCCGCGCTCAGTTTTCGGCGAGCCACCGTTATTGGCTGCCAGAACTGAGTCAAGCGGAGAATACACAAGCGTTTGGTCGCTGCACTCAATCGCCCGGACACGGACACAACTACGTTTTGTTTGTCTCTCTTGCCGGGGATCTGGATGAGTATGGCATGGTGCAAAACTTGTCGGAAGTCAAACGGGTGATTAAACAGGAAGTCACCAGCCAGCTAGACTTCTGTTATCTCAACGATGTTTGGTCAGAATTTCAACAAACCCTGCCCACTACAGAAAACATCGCGCGGGTGATTTGGCAACGTCTGGCACCCCACTTACCGCTGGTAAATATTCAATTATTTGAACATCCCGAACTCTGGGCTGACTATCAAGGAAACGGAATGGAAGCGTATCTGACAATTGGTACCCACTTTAGCGCCGCTCACAGACTGGCTCATCCGAACCTGAGCTACGAAGAAAACTGCGAGATTTATGGCAAATGCGCTCGTCCCAACGGTCACGGGCACAACTACCATTTGGAAGTAACAGTTCAAGGCGAAATTGATCCGCGCACGGGCATGGTTGTGGATTTAGGAGCCTTAAATAAGGTCGTGGAAGATTATGTACTTGAGCCGTTTGACCATACTTTCCTGAACAAGGATATCGCCTATTTTGCCCAAGTTGTTCCTACGGCTGAGAATATTGCCATTCATATCCGAAATCTTTTGCAAGAGCCTATCCGGGAACTGGGAGCAAAGTTGCATAAGGTCAAACTGGTTGAAAGTCCAAATAATTCGTGTGAAGTGTACTGTACCGAAACCGTTCAAGACTCAGTGGGAATTCAAGAGAGCGATCGCACTCTAATGCCTGTATCTCCTTGAAGTTTTAGTTGGGAGACGCAAATTGTTAGGGAATGCTGGGAACAAACCCGCTAGCAATTTGCGTCTACTGAAGTCCTAAGCAGCATTCGTCCAGTGGCAAGCAGGGGTGGCATTCCAACACTTGGCTCGATAACTTGTAAAATTTTTTGAAAAATTTATTCAAAGCATAGAAGGTTAACAAGCTGATCCGGGAACACTAAAAAGAGATGACCTAGCTTTATACCGAAAGTCGGTGCTAAGCGAATCAAGGTGTTAAGAAAAATATATGGATCGCCGCGTTAACCATCACAACAGCCAGCATGAGGGCGACCTACCTGAGGAGGAACGCATCACCGTGGTTCCTCCTACAGAGATTAGCGCTCATCGCCAATATGTGCCAACAATCGATAATTATACGAAGGGAGAAGCTGACCGACTGCTGGAGCAAGGTGCCCAGCAGCACCAAAATGGTCAATTTGAGGCGTCGCGACTCTCTTTTCATCAAGCCCTCACAGTCTACTACGAACTTCAAGACCAGAGAGGAGCAGGAAGAACTCTTGGCAATTTGGGGCTAGTCTACTATGCCTTAGGAAATTTTGCCAAAGCGGTTGAGTATTCTGAGCAAAGTTTAGCGATCGCTCAAAGTATCAAAGATCAGCGATTGGAAAGTCAGGCGCTGGGAAATATCGGCAATTCCTACCGTCACTTAGGCAACCATGCCAAAGCCATTGAGTTTCAGCAACAAAGTCTGCTAGTCGTGCGGGAACTGAAAGACTTGAGTGCAGAGGTGGCGGCGCTGAACAATCTTGGACTGGCTTACAAGGCACTGGGAGACTACTCAGCAGCGATTGAATACCAGCATCAGAGTTTGATCGTCGCGCGGGATCTTCAAGATCAGGAGGCAGAGGGTCAGATCCTGAGAAATTTGGGAAATGCTTGCTACGCTCTGGGAGACTATGTCAAAGCGATCGCTTACTATAAGCAGCGTTTAGCACTCGTGCAGCAGACGGGAGATCACCGCATTGAGGTACAGATTCTGAGAAATCTGGGGAATGCTTGCTACGCAATCGGGGACTACTCGGCAGCAATTGGCTACGGAGAGCAACGCCTAGCGATCGCTTCGGAAACTGATGACCTCCGCTCCCAAGAGCAGGCACTTTCGCATTTAGGAGTGGCTTACGAGGCATTGAGCAACTACGCTAAAGCAATTGAGTATTACGAACAACGCTTGAGGATAGCGCGAACCCTCCAAGACAGCCGAGTAGAAGGGCAGGCTTTGGGAAGTCTCCGAGTGGCTTGCTATGCTTTGGGCGATTACGCCAAAGTGATGGAGTACGACCAGTAGCATTTAATTAAAAATAAAAATTCATTAAGGCAATTTATGTATTGCCGAGAGCTTAGTTGTGCCCGAAAAGCTTACTAGCTATATTTTTCAGCTTTAGTTTTTAATTTATATCCGTACAGCCTAGATTGAGCTAAAAAGTTTTTTAATTTTTAATTTTTAATTTTCTCCAGCTACGTCCCGCTTTTGGGAGATGCATGGAGACTGCTCGCCCGATTATTACTAAGTTTTAACAGAAAAATTCTGGACTCAGCGAAGTCACCTTGGGGTGTCTGATAATATGGGCAAGAGGAAATCACCCCGCAATTGTACCCAGCTATCTTGCCTAAACGATACACAAGCATACCTAAAACAACGATATGGAGGATATAGACACCATGCAAACTGATTATTCCGCCCCAGACACCGAAAAAACCCAGGTAGAAGTGAAAATTGACGCCCCAGGCGAATTGGCAGCGCTACCCCCAGCCACGCAATCAACGGAAAAATGGCAGCAAATTGGAGAGCAAATTTCCGCATTTTTCGCAGAACTGCCAGAATATTTGGGTGAGTTCTTCTCGGAGTACCAGCGCCCTCTGACTACTGTGGGTTTAATATTAGCTGGCATCATCACCGTGAAGGTGACACTAGCGGTTCTGGATGCACTCAATGATATTCCCCTGCTAGCGCCGACCTTTGAACTGGTGGGAATTGGCTACTCAGCTTGGTTTGTGTACCGCTACTTACTCCGAGCCTCTAATCGTCAGGAGTTGTCCGAAGAGTTTAAAACCCTCAAGGCGCAAGTGGTTGGCGGGGATTCCACTAACTCGTAACTTACTCATTTCCACACAGCTTTCCGCACAGCATTGTTGCCTTGCTTCTCTAATGCTCTGATTTAGGGGTAGCACACCCGTGCCTGCCCCTAATGATTTGGGTCAGCAAACTATCGGCAACTAACTGTCAACGCTGGCTAGAAAGCGCGTATGCGCCTAACTTGATGACTGATTTAATATTTCCAAGCGAGTCGAATCACAAAATATCATGGTGGAAGACTCGCAGTGATTGAATCTCTGCCACTAGGTCGGAGATAGGTTTGGGGTTTGGTAGTTAAATTTACCAGCAATGATTACCAGCCATAACGAATTATTCGAGTTCGCTGGGTGTTTCGTCGGGTGTAAAGTGATCTATTGGCATAATTGTCTCGCTCATTTCCGCTCCACTTAAATCGGCTCCGTTCAAATCGGTTTCACTTAAGTCGGCTTGACTCAAATTCGCCTTAATTAAGTCGGTTCTATTCAGATTTACGCCAATGAGTAGAGCGCTACTCAGGTTAGCTTCACACAAGATTGCATCGCTGAGGTTGGCATAGCTCAAGTTTGCCCTTCTCATATCTGCGCCAGTCAGATTTGCGCCGGTTAAGTTAGCTCCAGTTAGCTCAGCTCCAATCGGTTCAGTTTTCACTAGCCTTGTACCAATCAGTCTGGCTTTATCAAAATTCGCCCCGATCAAGTCAGCACCTGTTAGGTCAGCACCTGTTAGGTCAGCACGACTCAAGTTTGCCCCACTCAGGTCAGCACCTGTTAGGTTTACCCCTCGCAGATTGGCTCCGGCTAGGTTAACTCCCTCTAGAATCGTTTCGCTAAAATCGACCTGAGGCAGGTTGGCTCCTTCCAGATTTGCCGCCTTCAAATCTAACTTCCGGAAATCGCGTTCTCCAGCGGCATATCGCGTTAAAACCTCATCCCCATCCATTTCTATTGCCTCTAAATTGCTTCCGGTTAGCGTGGACTTAAAAATTTTGGATTTTAGATTGATTTTCGATAAATTGCCAATCTAAAATCTGGCTAGCGATCGCGTACAGCCCTTTGGGCATGAAAACAGCGAAGCGAGGCGTTAGCCCAGCGCTGACTTATCAGTTTGTTACTCGTGCGTGGCTGCATTTGGCATGATGGCACCAGTCATATCGGCGTCACGGAAATTGACCCGATTTAGATTAGCGTCAATTAGAACCGCTTCAACGAGAATCGCTCCAGTCAGGTTTGACCAGCATAGTTTTGACCTGTACAAGTTAGCTCCAGTGAGATTCGCTCCTCGCAGAGTCGCCCAACTCAAATTAGCTCCCCTCAGATTTGCCTTAATCAAGATGACATTGGTTAGATTCGTTCCGCTCATCTTGGCACGGCTCAAGTCTGCTCCAGTAAGATTCGCTCCAATGGCACTGGCTCCATTTAAAATAGCGTTTGCTAAGTTGGCTTTCTCCAGGTTGGCTCCAATTAGGATGGCATTCGTTAAGTTAGCACCTTCCAGCACAGCTCCAATCAAAGTAGCATTCGTCAAGTTACTTCGACTCAGGGGCGCATCAATCAGTTTGGCTCCAGTCAGATTGGCATCGCGAAGAATTGTCTCGCTCAAAAGAGCGTGACTCAGATTAGCCCCGGCGAGGTTGGCTCCGCTGAGATTGGCAGCTCGCAAACTTGCTTCAGTCAGAATCGCTTCGCTCAGGTTGACGTCAATCAGGCTAGCGCCGATAAGATTTGCCTCACTGAGGTTGGCGCGGAGAACGGCTCCATTTAGATTTGCCTCGCGTAGGTTCACTCCGATGAGGTATGCCCCAATTAGATTTGCTTCTCGCAGGTCTGCTCCCCGGAGGTTGGCTTCGCTGAGGTCAATTCCCATCAGGTCTGCTCTCCGCAGACTTACCTCGCGAAAATCTCTTTCGCCTTCTGCATAGCGCCGTTTCAGTTCATCGGCATCCATCTAGACCTCCCTTCAGGGTAATGCCGCTACAGTCATTAGGGATGGGGTTCAAACCCTCTCCTAGAGAGGCAGGGAAATAGCGATCGCAGTCTATGCCAAGAGCTGCCCACGGATGGGATAACAGACGCTCAAAGCCAAAAATAAAGGTTGTAATCGATGATTTGGATCGATACACAACCATGACACGTTGAGACAGGAGGTTACACTCCCTAACCCTTGAGTGTGTAAAACCTCCTGGGTACATAGGTAGAGCGAACATTTGTTTAGATCCTTCACTTCGAGCGGGACTCAAAAACGGTGGAACTCGCGTTTGGAGCCTGGGTCAGTTTCATGATTGGACATTCAGTGTAGATGCTTGAGCGAGTTTGCCTGTTGGATACTAGAACCAGTAACCGTGAGGTCGAGAGAGCCTACACTATAACCGTAAGGTTAAGTGTGGGATCAAGTCACTATGCTTCACCGTGCCTAAAATTTCATTGGAGGCGTTGCGATAGCGTACAGCCCTTTGGGCATGAAAACAGCGAGGCGTTAGCCTATCGCTGATTAAGTCAGTTCGCGCCTTTTCTATTAAAGATTTACAAGGGTGGAAACTCCTAGATAATCCTTAGAGCTAGAGTGCAAAATCTCGCTACTGAATCTTATTCCTAGCTTGAGCGATCAACTCCGCCCAATTAAATCTAATTGTTACAAAATAGCTGCCAGGTGGTAGCTGTCAGCGGGTAGCTCTTTGACAGGAAGATTCCTGTAATCTAGTTATATGGAGAGACCTTGTCTCAAACGCCAACTAGCAAAGAGAATAGCCGATCCACCGAAAAGCAATCTTAAGGACAGAGAATGCCGGAGAATTTGAGAAGCCAAGTCGTAACCCAAGGCGTACAGCGATCGCCCAACCGGGCTATGTTACGTGCTGTTGGTTTTGGAGATGAGGATTTTACGAAACCCATTGTGGGAATTGCCAATGGGTACAGCACCATTACCCCCTGCAATATGGGGTTAAATGATTTAGCGAAACGGGCTGAAGCTGGGGCAAAGGTGGCTGGGGCGATGCCTCAGATGTTCGGTACGATTACCATCAGCGACGGCATTTCGATGGGCACCGAAGGGATGAAGTATTCCCTGGTGTCGCGGGAGGTGATTGCCGACTCGATTGAGACTGTCTGTAACGGGCAGAGTATGGATGGAGTGCTGGCAGTTGGGGGCTGCGATAAGAATATGCCGGGAGCGATGATTGCGATCGCTCGGATGAATATTCCGGCTATTTTCGTTTATGGCGGTACGATTAAACCGGGGCATCACAACGGGCGCGATTTGACGGTTGTGAGTGCCTTTGAAGCGGTGGGGCAACACAGCGCTGGAAAAATTGACACCAATGAGTTGCTGCAAGTAGAAAGCAAGGCTTGTCCGGGTGCCGGTTCTTGCGGCGGGATGTATACCGCTAATACGATGTCTTCTGCTTTTGAAGCGATGGGAATGAGCTTGCCTTATTCTTCCACAATGGCAGCAGAAGATGCTGAGAAAGCAGAAAGTGCTGAGAAATCTGCTCTTGTCCTGGTAGAGGCAATCAAAAAACAACTTTTACCGCGACAGATTGTTACCCGAAAAGCGTTTGAGAATGCCATTTCTGTAATTATGGCAGTGGGCGGTTCTACGAATGCGGTGCTGCACTTAATCGCGATCGCTCATACAATTGGCGTCGAATTATGCTTGGATGATTTTGAAACGATTCGCGCCCGCGTTCCGGTTTTGTGCGATCTCAAGCCTAGCGGTCAGTATGTCGCCACTGACCTCCACAAAGCCGGTGGAATTCCCCAAGTGATGAAGATGCTCCTGGTAAAAGATTTGCTACATGGGGATGCCCTGACTATCACCGGACAAACCATTGCTGAAGTCTTGGCAGATGTCCCAGAACAGCCCCGCGCTGACCAAGATGTTATCCGTCCCTGGGATAACCCGATGTATGCTCAAGGACACCTAGCCATCCTGAGAGGCAATCTGGCAACGGAAGGGGCTGTTGCTAAAATTACTGGCGTCAAAACCCCTTCAATAACAGGCCCAGCGCGGGTGTTTGAATCTGAAGAAGCTTCCTTAACAGCAATTCTGGCTGGCAAGATCAACCGTGGAGATGTCTTGGTGATTCGCTACGAAGGCCCCAAGGGGGGGCCGGGAATGCGAGAAATGCTGGCTCCCACTTCTGCCCTAATTGGTGCAGGATTAGGGGATTCTGTCGGCTTGATTACCGATGGACGCTTCTCTGGTGGGACTTACGGCATGGTTGTCGGTCACGTAGCCCCAGAGGCGGCTGTAGGAGGCACGATCGCTCTCGTTGAAGAAGGCGATACGATTACAATTGATGCACGCGATCGCCTGTTACACCTTCATGTATCCGATGAAGAATTAGAACGTCGTCGCGCTGCTTGGCAACCGCCTAAACCGCGTTATACAACTGGCGTACTGGCAAAATATGCCAAGTTAGTCTCTTCTAGCAGTGTCGGTGCCGTGACGGATTTAGGCTTGGGTTGAGAACAGTCTTTAACTGTTAGATAAACAAAAAAATGAAGTGTAAAAGAAGAAACCTGGAGTTTCTATTTATACTTCATTTTTTTATAACTTTTAACGAAGATTAACAATAATGAACAGCGATAAACTTCCTCCTGGCAGGATGGGATTGCCAGTGCTTGGCGAAACACTTGCGTTTGTGTTCGACCCCAAATTTATCAAAAAGCGCTATCAGCAATATGGCTCTATCTTTAAGAGCCATGTTATTGGCAAACCTACAGTTTTTATGGTTGGACCGGAGGCAGCGGAATTCGTCCTCTCTAGCCACATGGATTGTTTTTCGTGGCGTGAGGGATGGCCTGACAATTTTAAAATGCTGCTGGGCGAATCACTGTTTGTGCAAGATGGCGAGGAGCATCGTAGAAATCGCCGCCTGATGATGCCAGCTTTGCATGGCGCAGCGTTAGGAAACTACGTCGCCACAATGGAGTCAATTACGCAAAGCTATCTCCAAAAATGGCAGCAAAAACAGGAATTTACCTGGTTTGATGAGTTCAAACAGCTAACGTTTGATATCGCTAGCCAATTGTTGCTGGGTACCAATCCGGGGGCGGAAGGTGTTCGGTTGAGCCAGTTGTTTACAAGACTAACAAATGGGCTGTTTGCCATCAATCCGCTGCCTTTACCGTTTACGCAGTTTGGGAAAGCGATCGCGGCTCGTAACGAAATCTTAGAACATTTGAGCAAAGTGGTGCGCGATCGCCAGCAACATCCGACTAAAGACGTTCTCAGCCTTTTATTACAAGCTAAGGATGAAGACGGTAACGGCATGAGCGAAAAGGAAATCCGCGCCCAAGCAATGCTGTTACTCTTCGCTGGGCATGAAACGACTACTTCAATGCTGACTTGGTTGTGCCTGGAGTTAGCCCGTCACCCAGAGGTGCTGCAACGCGCCAGGGAAGAACAGCAGCAGCTTGCGTCTAGGGGAGGGGTGAATTTAGAACAATTGGGGCAAATGCCCTATCTAGATCAAATTCTCTGCGAGATTGAACGACTGCATCAGCCCGTCGGGGGTGGTTTTCGCGGTGTCGTCAAACCCTTTGAATTTAATGGCTTTCAGGTTCCAGTTGGGTGGCAGGTGGTGTACTCGATTATCGGGACTCACCAACTCGCAACGGTTTATCCCGAACCAGAGCGTTTCGATCCAGACCGCTTTAGCCCCCAACGGCAAGAACACAAGCAGCGTCCCTTTAGTTTAATTGGTTTCGGTGGTGGGCCACGAATTTGTATTGGAATCGCATTTGCGAAAATGGAGATGAAAATTGTAGCTGCCCACTTACTACGCGGTTATCAGTGGGAACTATTACCGAATCAACGCTTAGATTCAGTAGAAGTTCCTACCAGCCACCCAAGAGATAAGCTGCGGGTTCGGTTTCAACCGTTGCAAGTGCTATGTGAAACATAGGTGTGACGCGATCGCACTTGTTCTGGAAAGCGATAACATCACGATTGAGGAACCAAAGGCTATAGAAGAACAAACGTCGCAAAAAGCGTTTTCCTCTGATAGTGCTATGTCTAATCCCATTCAAACAGCGATCGCTTCTTCTATCAATGAGTGGCTGCAAGCTCACCCCTCAGTCTTGCGGCTACTTCAGGTATTCATCTGGGCGACGAATCACCCAGTTGTTAGCTTAGTTATTTTGGTGTTCGTGGTAGCGATCGCTGGGAGCTTAATCAAAGCTGTCGGTCGCTTAATTGAAACAACTAGCTTATCAATATTGAAAGCTCCTTTTAAGCTAATTCAGCTCTTATTTGGAGTTAGTTTTCAATCAATTTCCAAGTTTGGAGGCTTAGCTTTCAAACAGTTAACGGGTACTAAGAACGCTGAAATCCCAGCTTTACCAGATTCTAATTCTCAGCCAATTGAGCCAGATAAACAGCAACGACTGGCAGAAATTGCTTCTAGGCTAGAAGCGATTCAAAAAGAGCAGAACGAGCTGTTACAAGAAGTGGCAACAATCCTCGGTTCTGACAAAGTTGATATAGAAGTTTGAAATAATAGAAAGCGCAACGATACGCTCTCTCTTCCTTTGCGTACCTTTGTAATTCCCTTAGCGTACCTCTGCGTAAAAAAAAACTGCCTCGACTAGGAGACAGCTTTTTAAACAACTGGGCAGGCAAGATGCCCACCCAGAGCGAGAATTAGTAGTCGAAGTCGCCGCCCATACCAGCGCCAGCGCCAGCAGGAGCGCCATCTTTTGGCTCAGGCTTGTCAACCACGATGCACTCGGTTGTCAGCACCATACCAGCGATAGAAGCGGCATTTTGCAGAGCGGAACGAGTTACCTTGGCGGGGTCAACGATACCAGCTTCAAACATATCGACGAACTCATTCGTCGCGGCGTTGTAGCCAACATTGAAGTCCTTCTCTTTGACGCGCTCAGCAATGACAGCGCCATTCTGACCGGCGTTCTCAGCAATCCGCTTCAGAGGAGCAGCCAAAGCACGAGAAACAATCATCGCACCTGTCAACTCTTCATTCTTCAAGTTGGCAGTTGCCCACTCTTCCAACTGAGGAGTCAGGTGAGCCAAAGTTGTGCCACCGCCAGGAACGATACCTTCTTCCACAGCAGCTTTAGTAGCGTTGATGGCATCTTCCAGACGCAGCTTGCGGTCTTTCATTTCGGTTTCGGTAGCCGCGCCCACTTTGACGACGGCGACGCCACCAGCCAGCTTAGCTAGACGCTCTTGCAGCTTCTCGCGGTCGTAGGAAGAATCGGTTTCGTCCATTTGACGGCGGATTTGCTCACAACGAGACTTCACAGCAGCTTCATTACCTTCAGCGACAATTGTGGTGTTGTCCTTGGTGATGTTGATGCGGCGAGCTTTGCCCAGCATTTCTAACCGGGTGCTTTCCAGCTTCAGACCAGCATCTTCAGTGATCAGCTGACCGCCGGTGAGAACAGCAATGTCTTCCAGCATTGCTTTGCGGCGATCGCCAAAACCAGGAGCCTTAACAGCAGCCACATTCAGCACACCCCGCAGGCGGTTAACCACCAGGGTTGCCAGCGCTTCTTTCTCGATGTCCTCAGCGATAATGATCAGAGGACGACCAGCACGAGCGACTTGCTCTAGAACGGGCACTAAGTCTTGGACAAGCGTGATTTTCTTGTCAGTCAGCAGGATGAAAGGCTCTTCTAGAACTGCTTCCATCCGCTCCATGTCGGTAGCGAAGTAGGGAGAGATGTAGCCTTTGTCAAAGCGCATCCCTTCGGTGATTTCTAGTTCGGTGGTCATGGATTTCCCTTCTTCCAAGGAAATAACGCCTTCCTTGCCCACCTTGTCCATCGCTTCGGCGATCATCCGACCAACTTCTTCGTCGTTACCAGCAGAGATGGTTCCAACTTGAGCGATCGCTTTGGAATCTTCTACTTGTTTGGCGTGTTCTGCAATTCTTTCCACCAGGAAGCCAGTGGCTTTGTCAATCCCACGCTTCAGGGAAATTGCGTTTGCACCCGCAGCAACGTTTCTCAAGCCCTCTTTTACAATTGCGTGAGCGAGAACGGTTGCAGTCGTGGTGCCATCACCAGCAGCATCATTGGTCTTAGAGGCGGCTTGACGAATTAAAGCCACACCTGTGTTTTCAACGTGATCTTCTAATTCAATTTCTTTGGCAATGGTGACACCATCATTCACGATTTGTGGTGCGCCAAACTTCTTCTCTAGTACCACGTTGCGGCCTTTAGGGCCGAGAGTGACAGCCACTGCTTCAGCTAGGATGTCCATCCCTTTTTCCAGGGCGCGACGAGCGTTTTCGTTGTAAATAATGCGCTTAGCCATAGTTCCTCAGTTGTTTTGAGTTTTGAGTTTTGAGTTTTGAAGGAGTGTTGAGCGTTGAGTTTTGAGTGTTGAGTTAAGCAGATGTGTTTAACCGGGAACTCTCAACTCAGAACTCATAACTTTATGAAACGACTGCTAAAATGTCCTTCTCTGAAAGCAGAACATACTCTTCTGTGCCGAGTTTGATGTCTGTGCCAGCGTACTTGGAGTAGAGAACCTTGTCGCCCACAGAGACTTCCAACTCAACACGAGTGCCTTTGTCATCGCGCTTGCCAGGTCCCACAGCGACGACTTCCCCTACTTGGGGCTTTTCTTTGGCATTATCAGGAAGAAGAATTCCACCAGCGGTTTTCTCTTCAGCAGCGCTCACTTTTACAAAAACGCGATCGCCTAGTGGCTTAACAGTGGATACGCTTAGAGATACAGCTGCCATACAAACTTCGCTCCTATTACAGGTTTGACTCAAGACACACGATTAATTTGTTGAGAATTAGCACTCTCAACCTCTGAGTGCTAATTTAGCCCAACCAGTGTGCGATCGCAACAAAATTCTTTGTACGGGTTCCCGAACTTGTCCGGTTGCCGCAAAAGTCACGTAGAAATACTCAAGACAAAGGATGGTTAAATCCATTGGGATGGCATAGCGCGATCGCACTCAATCTGCTAAAAAAAATTGGAGCCGCTAAAATCTCCTAAAAACGGGACATCTCGCTTCTTCCAAGGAAATCAAATAAATAATGACTGAAAACACAGTGGCTGAGCCTAGCCCTGAAATTCCGGAAACTTGCCAAGCACCAGACCCAGATGCTCTCTCCGCTTGTGTGCAGGCCTTGGGACTCAATCAAATTCAGCGCCACGTCTTCATCTGTGCCGATCCAACCCTACCTCAGTGCTGCTCTAAGGAAACCAGCTTAGAATCTTGGAATTACTTGAAAAAGCGACTTAAAGAGCTAAAACTAGACAAGCCTTCCGACAAAAGCCCTCTTTGCATTTTCCGCACCAAAGCAAACTGTCTGCGAGTTTGCTCCCAAGGTCCAATTCTCGTTGTTTACCCAGATGGTGTTTGGTATCGTGGAGCGACTCCTGAAATCATTGAGCGGATTATCCAAGAACATCTGATAGGTAA from Coleofasciculus sp. FACHB-1120 includes these protein-coding regions:
- a CDS encoding 6-carboxytetrahydropterin synthase gives rise to the protein MRCIINRRAQFSASHRYWLPELSQAENTQAFGRCTQSPGHGHNYVLFVSLAGDLDEYGMVQNLSEVKRVIKQEVTSQLDFCYLNDVWSEFQQTLPTTENIARVIWQRLAPHLPLVNIQLFEHPELWADYQGNGMEAYLTIGTHFSAAHRLAHPNLSYEENCEIYGKCARPNGHGHNYHLEVTVQGEIDPRTGMVVDLGALNKVVEDYVLEPFDHTFLNKDIAYFAQVVPTAENIAIHIRNLLQEPIRELGAKLHKVKLVESPNNSCEVYCTETVQDSVGIQESDRTLMPVSP
- a CDS encoding tetratricopeptide repeat protein: MDRRVNHHNSQHEGDLPEEERITVVPPTEISAHRQYVPTIDNYTKGEADRLLEQGAQQHQNGQFEASRLSFHQALTVYYELQDQRGAGRTLGNLGLVYYALGNFAKAVEYSEQSLAIAQSIKDQRLESQALGNIGNSYRHLGNHAKAIEFQQQSLLVVRELKDLSAEVAALNNLGLAYKALGDYSAAIEYQHQSLIVARDLQDQEAEGQILRNLGNACYALGDYVKAIAYYKQRLALVQQTGDHRIEVQILRNLGNACYAIGDYSAAIGYGEQRLAIASETDDLRSQEQALSHLGVAYEALSNYAKAIEYYEQRLRIARTLQDSRVEGQALGSLRVACYALGDYAKVMEYDQ
- a CDS encoding CAAD domain-containing protein — its product is MQTDYSAPDTEKTQVEVKIDAPGELAALPPATQSTEKWQQIGEQISAFFAELPEYLGEFFSEYQRPLTTVGLILAGIITVKVTLAVLDALNDIPLLAPTFELVGIGYSAWFVYRYLLRASNRQELSEEFKTLKAQVVGGDSTNS
- a CDS encoding pentapeptide repeat-containing protein; amino-acid sequence: MDGDEVLTRYAAGERDFRKLDLKAANLEGANLPQVDFSETILEGVNLAGANLRGVNLTGADLSGANLSRADLTGADLTGADLIGANFDKARLIGTRLVKTEPIGAELTGANLTGANLTGADMRRANLSYANLSDAILCEANLSSALLIGVNLNRTDLIKANLSQADLSETDLNGADLSGAEMSETIMPIDHFTPDETPSELE
- a CDS encoding pentapeptide repeat-containing protein, with product MDADELKRRYAEGERDFREVSLRRADLMGIDLSEANLRGADLREANLIGAYLIGVNLREANLNGAVLRANLSEANLIGASLIDVNLSEAILTEASLRAANLSGANLAGANLSHALLSETILRDANLTGAKLIDAPLSRSNLTNATLIGAVLEGANLTNAILIGANLEKANLANAILNGASAIGANLTGADLSRAKMSGTNLTNVILIKANLRGANLSWATLRGANLTGANLYRSKLCWSNLTGAILVEAVLIDANLNRVNFRDADMTGAIMPNAATHE
- the ilvD gene encoding dihydroxy-acid dehydratase — translated: MPENLRSQVVTQGVQRSPNRAMLRAVGFGDEDFTKPIVGIANGYSTITPCNMGLNDLAKRAEAGAKVAGAMPQMFGTITISDGISMGTEGMKYSLVSREVIADSIETVCNGQSMDGVLAVGGCDKNMPGAMIAIARMNIPAIFVYGGTIKPGHHNGRDLTVVSAFEAVGQHSAGKIDTNELLQVESKACPGAGSCGGMYTANTMSSAFEAMGMSLPYSSTMAAEDAEKAESAEKSALVLVEAIKKQLLPRQIVTRKAFENAISVIMAVGGSTNAVLHLIAIAHTIGVELCLDDFETIRARVPVLCDLKPSGQYVATDLHKAGGIPQVMKMLLVKDLLHGDALTITGQTIAEVLADVPEQPRADQDVIRPWDNPMYAQGHLAILRGNLATEGAVAKITGVKTPSITGPARVFESEEASLTAILAGKINRGDVLVIRYEGPKGGPGMREMLAPTSALIGAGLGDSVGLITDGRFSGGTYGMVVGHVAPEAAVGGTIALVEEGDTITIDARDRLLHLHVSDEELERRRAAWQPPKPRYTTGVLAKYAKLVSSSSVGAVTDLGLG
- a CDS encoding cytochrome P450, which produces MNSDKLPPGRMGLPVLGETLAFVFDPKFIKKRYQQYGSIFKSHVIGKPTVFMVGPEAAEFVLSSHMDCFSWREGWPDNFKMLLGESLFVQDGEEHRRNRRLMMPALHGAALGNYVATMESITQSYLQKWQQKQEFTWFDEFKQLTFDIASQLLLGTNPGAEGVRLSQLFTRLTNGLFAINPLPLPFTQFGKAIAARNEILEHLSKVVRDRQQHPTKDVLSLLLQAKDEDGNGMSEKEIRAQAMLLLFAGHETTTSMLTWLCLELARHPEVLQRAREEQQQLASRGGVNLEQLGQMPYLDQILCEIERLHQPVGGGFRGVVKPFEFNGFQVPVGWQVVYSIIGTHQLATVYPEPERFDPDRFSPQRQEHKQRPFSLIGFGGGPRICIGIAFAKMEMKIVAAHLLRGYQWELLPNQRLDSVEVPTSHPRDKLRVRFQPLQVLCET